The following are encoded in a window of Rhizobium sp. WYJ-E13 genomic DNA:
- a CDS encoding TonB-dependent hemoglobin/transferrin/lactoferrin family receptor, translated as MIVRHWRSVLMVCTAAALVFPVSQALAQSAPSATPATNADGATVLQKIVVKGNRAAPGSVADTPLATQIDKKELEQKQVTNYDDIGRSVDATVNYSRADAGFNLRGLSGSRILTTIDGIPIPYVSNSSRQGAFATSNANGGGDTFDFDSLSSLDIVRGADSSKGGSGMLGGAFVLNTLEPEDLIPEDRDWGAIVKSTYDSEDRSISGSAAAAKKVGNTSILFQGAYRKGHERDNKGDNDSYGRLRTEADPADFDQHNLLFKLRQDLEGGHRIGLTAERFRRDLKTDLREQQGTGRTYMIDNFDGRDLRDRDRVSLDYDYEAQSSDAFFSSARATLYWLDLKKEAGSGGRTAANVAYGRNNEIENETWGFSGTATKDFEYSGLNHSVRVGLDVGVSKWTQFSWALCPTPTTCPSLNNQAEVPDVDSQNLALTFEDKIEIGNTGFALTPGFRFDWFNYNPSTGGGFATNTGVTRFGDLRDRTEAGMSPKLLATYDLTPDVQLYAQLAVGFRAPTVDELYSRFYNPTGRYAQLGNPDLDPEIGRGVEIGANFDTGGFQGRVAAFHTRYQNFIETVTTVDATGFTTFNYTNVSSASISGLEANLIKTFDNGINLHTSLAYTYGRNDDTQERLRSVAPFKAIIGGGWSNDEYGFDLSSTLSSQMTGNDNATTSFDAPGYGIVDLTAWWTPEQVKGLRIQGGVYNIFDQEYYNALAVRDVNLSSSSSQPKEWYSEPGRTFKISVTKTF; from the coding sequence ATGATCGTCCGGCATTGGCGCTCGGTTCTAATGGTCTGCACAGCAGCCGCACTTGTTTTTCCCGTTTCACAGGCTCTCGCTCAGAGTGCGCCGTCAGCGACGCCGGCCACGAATGCCGACGGCGCAACCGTTCTCCAGAAGATCGTCGTCAAGGGGAATCGTGCGGCCCCCGGCAGTGTTGCCGACACGCCGCTTGCCACCCAGATAGACAAGAAGGAACTGGAACAGAAGCAGGTCACGAATTACGACGATATCGGGCGCAGTGTCGATGCAACCGTGAACTATTCGCGTGCCGACGCCGGCTTCAATCTGCGGGGCCTTTCCGGCTCGCGCATTCTGACGACCATCGACGGAATCCCGATCCCCTATGTTTCCAATAGCTCGCGTCAGGGCGCCTTTGCGACCAGCAACGCCAATGGCGGCGGCGACACGTTTGATTTCGATTCGCTCTCCTCTCTCGATATCGTGCGCGGTGCGGATTCGAGCAAAGGCGGTTCGGGCATGCTCGGCGGCGCTTTCGTCCTCAATACGCTCGAGCCTGAAGACCTGATCCCCGAGGATCGCGACTGGGGCGCGATCGTCAAGTCGACCTACGATAGTGAAGACCGCAGCATTTCTGGATCCGCTGCCGCTGCCAAGAAAGTCGGTAACACGTCGATCCTCTTCCAAGGGGCCTATCGAAAGGGCCATGAGCGCGACAACAAGGGCGATAACGACAGCTATGGCCGTTTGCGCACTGAAGCCGATCCGGCCGATTTCGACCAGCACAACCTGCTTTTCAAGCTGCGCCAGGATCTCGAAGGCGGTCATCGTATCGGTCTGACAGCCGAACGTTTCCGCCGCGATCTGAAGACCGATCTTCGCGAGCAGCAGGGCACAGGTCGCACATATATGATCGACAATTTCGATGGCCGTGACTTGCGCGACCGCGATCGGGTCTCGCTCGATTATGATTATGAGGCACAATCTTCAGACGCGTTCTTCAGCAGTGCACGCGCCACCCTCTATTGGCTGGATTTGAAGAAAGAAGCCGGCAGCGGCGGTCGCACGGCAGCCAATGTCGCCTATGGCCGTAACAACGAGATTGAAAACGAAACCTGGGGCTTCAGCGGTACGGCAACCAAAGACTTCGAATATTCCGGTCTCAACCACTCCGTTCGCGTCGGCCTTGACGTCGGTGTGTCGAAGTGGACGCAGTTTAGCTGGGCGCTTTGCCCGACTCCGACGACGTGCCCGTCGCTGAACAACCAGGCAGAAGTGCCCGATGTCGACAGCCAAAATCTCGCGCTGACGTTCGAAGACAAGATCGAGATCGGTAATACCGGCTTTGCGCTGACTCCGGGCTTCCGCTTCGACTGGTTCAATTACAATCCGTCGACCGGTGGCGGTTTTGCCACCAACACTGGCGTTACCCGTTTCGGTGATCTGCGCGATCGCACCGAAGCCGGCATGTCACCCAAGCTGCTTGCGACCTACGACCTGACACCTGACGTTCAGCTCTATGCGCAGTTGGCCGTTGGCTTCCGCGCTCCGACCGTCGATGAGCTCTATAGCCGCTTCTACAATCCGACAGGTCGCTATGCCCAGCTGGGTAATCCGGATCTCGATCCGGAAATTGGCCGTGGAGTTGAGATCGGTGCGAATTTCGATACCGGCGGTTTCCAGGGTCGCGTTGCAGCTTTCCACACCCGTTATCAGAACTTCATCGAAACGGTTACGACGGTCGATGCCACCGGCTTCACGACCTTCAACTACACGAACGTATCTTCGGCTTCCATTTCCGGGCTCGAAGCGAACCTGATCAAGACGTTCGACAATGGTATCAACCTTCACACGTCGCTTGCTTATACATACGGCCGCAATGACGATACGCAGGAGCGGCTGCGCTCTGTGGCACCGTTCAAGGCCATCATTGGCGGTGGCTGGAGCAATGATGAGTACGGCTTCGACTTGTCTTCGACTCTCTCGTCGCAGATGACCGGCAACGACAACGCGACGACCTCGTTCGACGCGCCGGGTTACGGCATCGTCGACCTGACGGCATGGTGGACGCCTGAACAGGTCAAGGGACTGCGCATCCAGGGCGGCGTCTACAACATCTTCGATCAGGAATATTACAACGCTCTCGCCGTTCGCGACGTCAACCTGAGTTCAAGTTCTTCGCAGCCGAAGGAGTGGTATTCGGAACCGGGTCGTACCTTCAAGATCTCGGTCACCAAGACGTTCTAA
- a CDS encoding extensin family protein, producing the protein MPPAPPEDRKPIEPGEQTLEEQHLTIEPENDADHAECTRELQSLGVVFRETPRIDDGNGCGIDKPIIVSQALPGITLKPEATLRCPTALALARWMKGSVIPAASVALPESGEITTINQASAYICRLRNGAEAGKISEHARGNAIDIASFSFGKGEDVAIRSRREDSTLTGAFQRTVSAAGCLYFTTVLDPESDVAHETHLHLDVIKRKGGYRYCH; encoded by the coding sequence TTGCCCCCTGCTCCGCCGGAAGATCGGAAGCCAATAGAACCCGGTGAGCAGACACTGGAGGAACAGCACCTGACCATCGAGCCCGAGAACGATGCGGACCATGCCGAATGCACAAGAGAATTGCAGAGCCTCGGCGTTGTCTTCCGGGAAACACCTCGCATCGACGATGGCAACGGATGCGGCATCGACAAACCGATCATTGTCTCTCAGGCCCTGCCCGGCATCACATTGAAACCCGAAGCAACGTTACGCTGCCCGACGGCACTGGCGCTCGCACGATGGATGAAGGGAAGCGTCATTCCCGCAGCCTCCGTCGCCCTGCCGGAGAGCGGCGAAATCACCACCATCAATCAGGCCTCCGCCTATATCTGCCGCCTGCGCAACGGCGCTGAGGCCGGGAAGATTTCTGAACATGCCCGCGGCAATGCCATCGATATAGCGAGCTTCAGCTTCGGGAAGGGCGAGGATGTCGCCATCCGCTCACGTCGCGAGGATTCGACCCTGACAGGCGCATTCCAGCGCACGGTGAGCGCGGCAGGCTGCCTCTATTTCACGACAGTACTCGATCCCGAGAGCGACGTTGCCCACGAGACCCACCTCCATCTCGACGTGATCAAGAGAAAGGGCGGCTATCGCTACTGCCACTGA
- a CDS encoding formate--tetrahydrofolate ligase encodes MAAIKSDIEIARAATKKPIFEIGAKLGIPQEQLVPYGHDKAKVSAEFIAAQEGKKDGKLILVTAINPTPAGEGKTTTTVGLGDGLNRIGKKAIVCIREASLGPCFGVKGGAAGGGYAQVVPMEDINLHFTGDFHAITSAHNLLAAMIDNHIYWGNEENIDLRRVTWRRVMDMNDRALRSMVSSLGGVSNGFPRQNGFDITVASEVMAILCLASDLKDLERRLGAIIIGYRFDKTPVYARDLRADGAMAVLLKDAMQPNLVQTLENNPAFVHGGPFANIAHGCNSVIATKTALKLGDYVVTEAGFGADLGAEKFFDIKCRKAGLKPSAAVIVATVRALKMNGGVKKDDLGTENVAALVRGCANLGRHIANVRRFGVPVVVAINHFISDTDTEIAAVKEFVARHGAEAILCRHWAEGSAGVEELAYKVVELAESGQARFEPLYGDDLPLFEKIEIVASKIYHAGEVTADKAVRDQLAAWEEQGYGKLPVCMAKTQYSFSTDPNLRGAPEGHIVPVREVRLSAGAGFVVVITGEIMTMPGLPKSPSAERIFLNDQGYIEGLF; translated from the coding sequence ATGGCTGCCATTAAATCCGATATCGAAATCGCGCGTGCGGCAACGAAGAAACCGATCTTCGAGATCGGTGCCAAGCTCGGCATCCCGCAAGAGCAGCTCGTTCCCTATGGTCACGACAAGGCCAAGGTCAGCGCCGAGTTCATTGCCGCACAAGAAGGCAAGAAGGACGGCAAACTGATCCTCGTTACCGCTATCAATCCAACGCCGGCGGGCGAGGGCAAGACGACGACCACGGTCGGTCTCGGCGACGGGCTGAACCGTATCGGCAAGAAGGCGATCGTCTGTATACGCGAGGCTTCGCTTGGCCCCTGCTTCGGCGTGAAGGGTGGGGCGGCCGGCGGCGGTTATGCGCAGGTCGTGCCGATGGAAGATATCAACCTGCATTTCACGGGCGATTTCCACGCGATCACCTCGGCGCATAATCTGCTCGCGGCGATGATCGACAATCACATCTACTGGGGCAACGAAGAGAATATCGACCTGCGCCGCGTCACATGGCGACGGGTGATGGACATGAACGACCGGGCGCTGCGCAGCATGGTGTCCTCGCTCGGCGGTGTCTCCAACGGTTTCCCGCGACAGAATGGCTTCGATATCACCGTCGCGTCCGAAGTCATGGCGATCCTGTGTTTGGCGAGCGATCTCAAGGATCTGGAGCGCCGGCTCGGCGCCATCATCATCGGCTACCGCTTCGACAAGACGCCGGTCTACGCCCGCGATCTCAGGGCGGACGGGGCGATGGCCGTGCTCCTGAAGGATGCCATGCAGCCGAATCTCGTGCAGACGCTGGAAAACAATCCGGCCTTCGTGCATGGCGGGCCTTTTGCCAATATCGCTCATGGCTGTAATTCGGTGATCGCGACGAAGACCGCGCTGAAACTCGGCGACTATGTCGTGACGGAAGCGGGTTTCGGGGCCGATCTCGGGGCCGAGAAATTCTTTGATATCAAGTGCCGCAAGGCGGGGTTGAAGCCGAGCGCTGCCGTGATCGTCGCGACGGTCCGCGCGCTGAAGATGAATGGCGGCGTGAAGAAGGATGATCTCGGCACCGAGAATGTGGCGGCGCTGGTGCGCGGTTGCGCCAATCTTGGCCGCCATATCGCCAATGTGCGACGGTTCGGTGTGCCTGTAGTGGTTGCGATCAACCATTTCATTTCGGATACGGACACGGAAATCGCTGCCGTGAAGGAATTTGTCGCGCGCCACGGCGCGGAAGCTATCCTTTGCCGTCACTGGGCGGAGGGTTCGGCCGGCGTCGAAGAGCTCGCGTACAAGGTGGTGGAGCTTGCCGAATCCGGACAGGCGAGGTTCGAGCCACTCTATGGCGACGACCTGCCCCTATTCGAAAAGATCGAGATCGTCGCTTCGAAGATCTATCATGCCGGCGAAGTGACCGCCGACAAGGCTGTGCGCGATCAGCTCGCGGCCTGGGAAGAGCAGGGCTACGGCAAGCTGCCGGTCTGCATGGCGAAGACGCAATATTCGTTCTCTACCGATCCGAACCTGCGCGGCGCGCCGGAGGGGCATATCGTGCCGGTGCGCGAAGTGCGCTTGTCGGCAGGTGCGGGCTTCGTCGTCGTCATCACCGGGGAGATCATGACAATGCCCGGCCTGCCGAAATCGCCGTCGGCGGAACGGATTTTCCTCAATGACCAGGGGTATATTGAAGGGCTGTTTTGA
- a CDS encoding TIGR00645 family protein, translating to MKSLELLVERIILSSRWLLVVFYIGLVLALAVYAVSFAFKFLKVAGSVFELGEAEMILAMLGLIDAALVASLIVMVMISGYENFVSRFDEAEKEGEVSFLGKLDSGSLKIKVASSIVAISSIHLLQVFLNVNQYEDGKIMWLTFMHLAFVVSALMLGFLEKLMSVTSKNDLKDKG from the coding sequence ATGAAATCACTCGAGCTTCTCGTCGAGCGCATCATTCTTTCCAGCCGCTGGCTGCTGGTGGTCTTCTATATCGGCCTCGTACTGGCGCTCGCCGTCTATGCTGTCTCCTTCGCCTTCAAATTCCTCAAGGTCGCGGGCAGCGTCTTTGAGCTTGGCGAGGCGGAGATGATCCTCGCGATGCTTGGGCTCATCGATGCAGCTCTGGTCGCAAGCCTGATCGTCATGGTGATGATCTCGGGATACGAGAACTTTGTCAGCCGCTTCGACGAAGCCGAAAAGGAAGGCGAAGTCTCCTTCCTCGGCAAGCTCGATTCCGGCAGCCTGAAGATCAAGGTCGCCTCCTCGATCGTCGCCATCTCCTCTATCCACCTGCTGCAGGTCTTCCTCAACGTCAATCAATATGAGGATGGTAAGATCATGTGGCTCACTTTCATGCACCTCGCCTTCGTCGTCTCGGCACTCATGCTCGGCTTTCTCGAGAAGCTGATGAGTGTCACATCGAAGAATGACTTGAAGGATAAAGGGTAA